A stretch of Lactuca sativa cultivar Salinas chromosome 6, Lsat_Salinas_v11, whole genome shotgun sequence DNA encodes these proteins:
- the LOC111914193 gene encoding uncharacterized protein LOC111914193: MNSMEVFGKSMVATNVIYLSSILGQDEGFVHKCDWKCENEQVCGNMFRCKLTGLTHICDKNCNQRIVYDNNNSLCRVSRQVFPLTAAEVQAVKGVRRKLEEESSACSSPPESCAFKRRRSGQFHSSPFERSFSAVAPIPVFTQLGDSISMDIN; this comes from the coding sequence ATGAACTCAATGGAGGTATTTGGAAAATCCATGGTAGCAACAAATGTTATTTACCTGTCAAGTATACTAGGGCAAGATGAGGGTTTTGTTCACAAGTGCGATTGGAAATGTGAAAACGAGCAGGTGTGTGGGAACATGTTTCGCTGCAAACTAACAGGGCTCACACACATCTGTGACAAAAACTGTAACCAGAGAATTGTTTATGATAACAACAACTCACTTTGCAGAGTGAGCAGACAGGTTTTTCCTCTAACAGCAGCTGAAGTACAGGCTGTGAAAGGTGTTCGAAGGAAGCTGGAAGAGGAGAGTAGTGCTTGTTCTTCACCTCCGGAATCCTGTGCTTTTAAGCGCAGAAGGAGTGGACAATTCCATTCCTCTCCTTTTGAGAGATCCTTTTCCGCTGTTGCTCCCATTCCTGTTTTCACCCAACTTGGAGATAGCATTAGCATGGATATTAATTAA